From a region of the Myroides sp. JBRI-B21084 genome:
- a CDS encoding cbb3-type cytochrome c oxidase subunit I, protein MKFKSQKVAYWFFGLCMLLFALQIIYGFIMGFARIGMDGLHDFIPFNTARAVHTNLLVVWLLTGFMGAAYYIIPEEAQRELINVKLAYVQLISLAVVGVLAIIGYHFNIWEGRKFLEIPRELDYLVVVNVLLFLGLILGTLYKAKRRTTTALVLSMGLLFAALLYLPGMIWFDSQVTDSFFRWWVVHLWVEGVWELIMGGILSYLLIKLTGVDREVIEKWLYVIVGLTFLSGILGTGHHYYYIGVNKIWLIVGGIFSALEPLAFLAMALFAVYMYRKGEKNHPNKIALFWTIGASIVSFIGAGLLGFAHTLPQTNIYTHGTLVTAMHGHYAFWGAYAMIVLAIISYAMPNLTGRKLYDSTRGHLAFWFSNVGMLGMTVAFGVAGVAQVYMERKMKMDFMDVQNEIKVHFIVLILCATLFTVGIICYILEFIKYGKPTDEALIKDNN, encoded by the coding sequence ATGAAATTTAAATCACAAAAAGTAGCTTATTGGTTCTTTGGATTATGCATGTTGTTATTTGCATTACAAATTATCTATGGTTTTATCATGGGCTTTGCCCGAATTGGAATGGACGGTTTACACGACTTTATTCCTTTTAACACAGCACGTGCCGTGCACACCAATTTATTAGTAGTTTGGTTGCTAACCGGCTTTATGGGGGCTGCATATTATATTATTCCTGAAGAAGCACAACGCGAATTAATAAATGTAAAATTAGCGTACGTACAGCTTATATCGCTTGCTGTTGTTGGTGTTTTGGCAATTATTGGATATCATTTTAACATTTGGGAAGGTCGTAAATTTTTAGAAATTCCTCGTGAATTAGATTATTTAGTGGTTGTTAATGTTTTACTTTTCTTAGGTTTAATTTTAGGAACTTTATACAAAGCCAAACGCCGAACCACTACAGCATTAGTGCTTTCAATGGGCTTATTATTCGCAGCATTATTGTATTTGCCAGGTATGATTTGGTTTGATAGCCAAGTAACCGATTCATTTTTCCGTTGGTGGGTAGTGCATTTATGGGTTGAAGGTGTTTGGGAATTAATCATGGGTGGTATTTTATCGTACTTATTAATTAAATTAACCGGTGTTGATAGAGAAGTAATAGAAAAATGGTTGTATGTAATTGTTGGTTTAACTTTTTTGTCGGGAATTTTAGGAACAGGCCACCATTATTACTACATAGGTGTAAATAAAATTTGGTTAATTGTAGGAGGAATTTTCTCTGCCCTAGAACCACTTGCATTTTTAGCCATGGCATTGTTTGCAGTGTATATGTATCGTAAAGGCGAAAAAAATCACCCTAACAAAATAGCGTTGTTTTGGACCATAGGCGCATCAATTGTATCGTTTATAGGCGCAGGTTTGTTAGGTTTTGCGCATACTTTACCGCAAACAAATATTTATACGCACGGTACATTAGTTACAGCAATGCACGGGCACTATGCTTTTTGGGGTGCTTATGCTATGATAGTTTTAGCTATTATTAGTTATGCCATGCCTAATTTAACTGGCCGTAAATTGTATGATAGTACACGCGGACATTTAGCTTTTTGGTTCTCAAATGTAGGTATGTTAGGTATGACAGTAGCTTTTGGTGTTGCAGGTGTAGCCCAAGTATATATGGAACGCAAAATGAAAATGGATTTTATGGATGTGCAAAATGAAATTAAAGTTCACTTTATTGTACTTATACTTTGTGCAACTTTATTCACAGTCGGAATTATATGCTACATTTTAGAATTTATTAAATACGGTAAACCAACCGATGAAGCGTTAATAAAAGATAATAATTAA
- a CDS encoding cytochrome c oxidase subunit 3 produces the protein MTSSKSIYYPPGGLLIWIVIYLELITFGMATLALAYYGSQNRSEFHADSLLLNKTVATINTIVLLTSGYFVAIAIKHFKAQQLPKTLQFLTWAILCGTLFLVLKGYEYYEKIEAGLTMGKSDFFNYYCLLTGFHWLHVLVGIVILLFFRFNIAKKQTVASLEDFEAGAAFWHMCDLIWLFLFPILYLMF, from the coding sequence ATGACTAGCTCAAAATCAATATACTATCCGCCAGGTGGCCTTTTAATTTGGATTGTAATTTATCTAGAATTAATAACATTTGGTATGGCAACCTTAGCATTGGCATATTATGGTTCACAAAATCGATCAGAATTTCACGCCGATAGTTTGTTATTAAACAAAACAGTTGCTACCATAAATACAATTGTTTTGTTAACCAGTGGTTATTTTGTAGCCATTGCCATAAAGCATTTTAAAGCGCAACAACTACCAAAAACCTTACAGTTTTTAACTTGGGCTATTTTATGTGGAACTTTATTTTTGGTATTAAAAGGTTATGAATATTACGAAAAAATAGAAGCTGGTTTAACCATGGGCAAAAGCGATTTTTTTAATTATTATTGCTTGCTTACTGGTTTTCATTGGCTACATGTTTTAGTTGGAATTGTAATTTTACTTTTTTTTAGATTTAATATAGCCAAAAAGCAAACAGTAGCATCGTTAGAAGATTTTGAAGCCGGTGCCGCTTTTTGGCATATGTGCGATTTAATATGGCTGTTTTTGTTTCCTATTTTATATTTAATGTTTTAA
- a CDS encoding CbbQ/NirQ/NorQ/GpvN family protein, with the protein MTQTETIFYKAVGNEIEVFNHINQLKLPLLLKGPTGSGKSRFVEFMAITLNKKLYTISCHEETSATDLIGRYIIKGAETIWIDGPLTTAVKNGYILYLDEVAEARPDVIVAIHSLTDHRRELFIDKLGETIKAHPDFILVASFNPGYQKGFKELKPSTRQRFVALSFNYPNPKTEAEILVNETGIAAEIAIKLVTIASKIRNLTELGLTETVSTRLLVDAAKLITNGLPKRLAVHVAVIEPLTDELDTIQALKDLCDLMI; encoded by the coding sequence ATGACACAAACAGAAACTATTTTTTACAAAGCTGTTGGCAACGAAATAGAGGTTTTTAATCACATTAATCAACTTAAATTACCATTGTTATTAAAAGGTCCTACCGGTTCAGGTAAGTCGCGTTTTGTTGAATTCATGGCAATCACCCTAAATAAAAAATTGTATACCATTAGTTGTCACGAAGAAACATCGGCAACTGATTTAATTGGTAGGTATATTATTAAAGGTGCAGAAACTATTTGGATTGATGGTCCTTTAACAACCGCAGTAAAAAACGGTTACATTTTGTATTTAGATGAGGTTGCCGAAGCGCGCCCCGATGTAATTGTTGCCATTCACTCACTTACCGATCACCGTAGAGAACTTTTTATTGATAAATTAGGTGAAACCATTAAAGCGCATCCCGATTTTATTTTGGTAGCATCATTTAATCCTGGTTATCAAAAAGGATTTAAAGAACTAAAACCTTCAACAAGGCAACGTTTTGTGGCTCTTTCATTTAATTATCCCAATCCAAAAACCGAAGCCGAAATATTAGTGAATGAAACCGGTATAGCTGCCGAAATTGCTATAAAATTGGTAACAATTGCTTCAAAAATTAGAAATTTAACCGAATTAGGTTTAACCGAAACCGTTTCAACACGTTTGTTGGTTGATGCTGCTAAGTTAATTACCAACGGTTTACCTAAGCGCTTAGCGGTTCATGTAGCGGTTATTGAGCCTTTAACCGATGAATTAGATACAATTCAGGCACTTAAAGATTTATGTGATTTAATGATTTAA
- a CDS encoding nitric oxide reductase activation protein NorD, with product MGFELDEFLYKKVLKYFKNKRNNNAELLKKQVVLADIKPRLTLFARAICGEAIEIYPAEREGGYKNKNFFLPINCALFETYQENLKFYFFRILYLHQQRNLNFNWQANSANTTHQQALEKAYETAPIVLENLFKNFPAMQVVYNEMYAQLPLLKNTNTPDLSWLYGKWMKNADAEDEKDFLQNFNDKVYKNQPNLTPETTLKTKAVEEIESLMIDKKQQEDYVLMHSFEKIETAEEFNGNWRDFDGRDELEDHQEALEEMNMRFTVRVDDLTHSVYQADFVENTSVAESAEAEETGVCYEYDEWDFKKRKYLTQFCKVYTKNQKQTSPNYYKNTLIKYKATLSGLRKMLTSVNNKMQQQRKQLQGDSFDLDALTDLYTDIHSGKSPDERVYLSKRKQNKDLAILVLLDISLSSDGYAAGNRVIDVEKEVSILFGEILNEFQIDFAIDGFYSKTRNFNTYLTLKDFNENWNSAKNKIGAVEPNGYTRIGPALRHAGARLNKLDAKNKWIIVLSDGKPNDYDKYEGQYGINDVKQALRELNEQKINSYALAIEAQAKYYLPQMFGQNHYQILTSPNALIKAMVKLYEKIKHQ from the coding sequence ATGGGATTTGAATTAGATGAATTTCTATATAAAAAAGTACTAAAGTATTTTAAAAATAAACGAAATAATAATGCCGAACTGTTAAAAAAACAAGTTGTTTTAGCAGATATAAAACCGCGTTTAACACTTTTTGCTCGTGCTATTTGTGGCGAAGCTATTGAAATTTATCCAGCCGAAAGGGAAGGAGGGTACAAAAACAAAAACTTTTTTTTACCCATTAATTGTGCGCTTTTTGAAACGTATCAAGAAAATTTAAAATTTTATTTTTTTAGAATTTTGTATTTGCATCAACAACGCAATTTAAATTTTAATTGGCAAGCTAACAGTGCAAACACAACCCATCAACAAGCATTAGAAAAAGCATACGAAACGGCACCTATTGTTTTAGAAAATCTTTTTAAAAATTTTCCTGCAATGCAAGTTGTTTATAACGAAATGTACGCGCAATTACCTTTGCTTAAAAATACCAATACCCCCGATTTATCTTGGTTGTACGGTAAATGGATGAAGAATGCTGATGCAGAAGATGAAAAAGATTTTTTACAAAATTTTAACGATAAGGTTTACAAAAATCAACCCAATTTAACACCCGAAACTACTTTAAAAACAAAGGCGGTTGAAGAAATTGAATCGTTAATGATTGATAAAAAACAGCAAGAAGATTATGTTTTAATGCACAGTTTTGAAAAAATTGAAACGGCAGAAGAATTCAACGGCAATTGGCGCGATTTTGATGGGCGTGATGAATTAGAAGACCACCAAGAAGCTTTAGAAGAAATGAATATGCGTTTTACGGTTCGGGTTGATGATCTAACACATTCGGTATATCAAGCAGATTTTGTTGAAAACACATCGGTTGCAGAAAGTGCCGAAGCCGAAGAAACTGGTGTTTGTTATGAATACGATGAATGGGATTTTAAAAAACGCAAATATTTAACTCAGTTTTGTAAAGTTTACACTAAAAATCAAAAGCAAACCAGTCCAAATTATTACAAAAATACACTTATAAAATATAAAGCAACTTTAAGCGGTTTGCGTAAAATGTTAACAAGTGTAAATAATAAAATGCAACAACAACGCAAGCAATTACAAGGCGATTCGTTTGATTTAGATGCATTAACCGATTTGTACACCGATATTCATTCAGGAAAATCGCCCGACGAACGTGTGTATCTATCCAAACGCAAGCAAAATAAAGATCTTGCTATATTGGTTTTGTTAGATATTAGTTTGTCTAGTGATGGATATGCTGCAGGTAACAGAGTTATAGATGTGGAAAAAGAAGTTTCTATTTTATTTGGCGAAATTTTAAACGAATTTCAAATAGATTTTGCAATAGATGGATTTTATTCAAAAACTCGAAATTTTAATACATACCTCACTTTAAAAGATTTCAATGAAAATTGGAACTCCGCAAAAAATAAAATTGGAGCAGTTGAACCAAACGGATATACACGTATAGGTCCGGCTTTAAGACACGCAGGTGCTCGTTTAAATAAATTAGATGCTAAAAATAAATGGATTATTGTACTTTCTGATGGAAAACCTAATGATTACGATAAATACGAGGGGCAATATGGTATAAATGATGTAAAACAAGCCTTACGCGAACTTAATGAACAAAAAATAAATTCATACGCTTTAGCAATAGAAGCGCAAGCAAAATATTATTTACCACAAATGTTTGGTCAAAATCATTATCAAATATTAACATCGCCCAACGCATTAATAAAAGCAATGGTAAAGTTGTACGAAAAAATTAAACATCAATAA
- a CDS encoding SRPBCC family protein: protein MKKFIKFFVVLLLALAIGFVAIGFITPKVTYDSEITVAKPANEAWAVMNDVEKLPDWLTGFKKFEHVSGTKGQVGAVSNVYFDNNGETMIIKETITKIIPNKSISMVYESDFMDMHYTITFNSLPNNQTKISSTTMAEGNGMISKSIMAIISSTLKAQEETNLTKLKTTIENNTKQYF from the coding sequence ATGAAGAAGTTTATTAAATTTTTTGTTGTTTTACTTTTAGCATTAGCTATTGGTTTTGTTGCAATTGGCTTTATAACGCCTAAAGTAACTTATGATAGTGAAATTACGGTTGCTAAACCAGCTAACGAAGCTTGGGCTGTTATGAATGACGTTGAAAAGTTACCAGATTGGTTAACTGGTTTTAAAAAATTTGAACATGTAAGTGGCACAAAAGGGCAAGTTGGTGCTGTTTCTAATGTTTATTTTGATAACAATGGTGAAACCATGATTATTAAAGAAACCATAACCAAAATAATTCCAAATAAATCTATTTCTATGGTATACGAATCTGACTTTATGGACATGCATTATACAATTACGTTTAATTCATTACCAAATAATCAAACAAAAATAAGTTCAACAACAATGGCTGAAGGTAATGGAATGATTTCAAAATCAATTATGGCTATAATTAGTAGTACTTTAAAGGCACAAGAAGAAACAAACTTAACAAAACTTAAAACTACTATTGAAAACAATACTAAACAGTATTTTTAA
- a CDS encoding DUF5715 family protein → MYYIKLPFLFVLFSITTFAQTKPTKEYLTHLNAAQSHKVGLVKDKRHLNKLVQQGKLVAIKQRGYGYRIDKLTHSHAFLVPNGRSVLNSLASDFVKATGQNFFVVTSLTRTEYDQNRLRRVNSNASSNDSSHCFGGAIDISYVRFNHHLGPNFKLEKKLENLLELYQKQGKIYFVKERHSRCFHIIFR, encoded by the coding sequence ATGTATTACATAAAATTGCCCTTTTTATTTGTATTATTTTCTATTACAACATTTGCCCAAACAAAACCCACTAAAGAATATTTAACACATTTAAATGCTGCTCAAAGTCATAAAGTTGGCTTAGTTAAAGATAAAAGGCATTTAAATAAGTTGGTACAACAAGGAAAATTAGTTGCTATAAAACAGCGTGGATACGGGTATCGTATAGATAAGCTAACTCATAGCCATGCATTTTTAGTACCTAATGGCAGATCTGTTTTAAATTCCTTAGCATCTGATTTTGTTAAAGCTACAGGCCAAAATTTTTTCGTTGTAACTTCCCTAACGCGTACAGAATATGACCAAAATAGGTTGCGCAGAGTAAATTCTAATGCTTCGTCAAATGATAGTTCACATTGTTTTGGAGGTGCAATTGATATTTCTTATGTACGTTTTAACCACCATTTAGGGCCTAATTTTAAACTAGAAAAAAAATTAGAAAATCTTTTAGAACTGTATCAAAAACAAGGGAAAATTTATTTTGTAAAAGAAAGACATTCCCGATGTTTTCATATTATTTTTAGATAA
- a CDS encoding cytochrome C oxidase subunit IV family protein has protein sequence MRITLTQTYILLVFLTVVTAITAIFGNFNVGVKFIILLAIIKFWLVGFQFMELKKANKFWKITLISFGCIIGFFYTVLL, from the coding sequence ATGAGAATTACTTTAACCCAAACCTATATTTTACTTGTTTTTTTAACGGTAGTAACAGCAATAACCGCTATTTTTGGAAATTTTAACGTAGGTGTAAAATTTATTATTTTATTAGCAATTATAAAGTTTTGGCTTGTTGGTTTTCAGTTTATGGAACTAAAAAAAGCAAATAAGTTTTGGAAAATAACTTTAATTAGTTTTGGTTGCATAATTGGTTTTTTTTACACTGTTTTACTGTGA
- a CDS encoding carbonic anhydrase, translating to MRIISTILFSIFSILLFSCETVEHRHAPKTADEALKELIEGNQRYVKNVSIHHNFIDEAHHSEKEQHPHTFVLSCIDSRVPPEIVFDQGIGNLFVARVAGNIEDPNILGSMEYAVQVKGTKLLVVLGHSNCGAVQGAIDNVNLGHLTQLTNQIKVAFNEHRTYPLPEHISDETGRLNVLSTIDDILFSSKIIRDLVNQEKIKIVGTFYDLHTGKIEILKS from the coding sequence ATGAGAATTATAAGTACTATTTTATTCAGCATTTTTAGCATCTTACTTTTTTCTTGTGAAACTGTTGAACATCGTCATGCTCCAAAAACTGCAGATGAAGCTTTAAAAGAATTGATTGAAGGAAACCAGCGCTACGTAAAGAATGTATCTATACATCATAATTTTATTGATGAAGCACACCATTCCGAAAAAGAACAACATCCACATACTTTTGTGTTGTCTTGTATTGATTCACGTGTGCCACCTGAAATTGTTTTTGATCAAGGAATTGGAAATTTATTTGTTGCCCGAGTAGCTGGAAATATCGAAGATCCAAATATTTTAGGAAGTATGGAATATGCCGTTCAAGTAAAAGGTACTAAACTGTTAGTAGTGTTAGGACATTCCAATTGTGGAGCGGTTCAAGGCGCAATTGATAATGTGAATTTGGGACATTTAACTCAATTAACCAATCAAATCAAAGTAGCATTTAATGAACACAGAACGTATCCATTGCCCGAGCATATATCAGATGAAACAGGTCGATTAAACGTGCTTTCCACAATAGATGATATTCTCTTTTCAAGCAAAATTATTAGAGATTTGGTTAATCAAGAAAAAATAAAAATAGTAGGAACATTTTACGATTTACATACAGGTAAAATTGAAATTTTAAAATCATGA
- a CDS encoding ABC transporter permease, whose protein sequence is MFKKFVSANKKALQKFKQNYWGVFSLVFIVLLSLIALFAYVLSPDSTINANNGDVSISTQKPGFSVTVLSIPLQKKVKSSFLNYFTGKPITEQFIPILSHKFVGDTLFYKEFSVDPKIAQTKYILKNVFPTKNETAIKTNYIKTKTYWLGTDNQGRDYLSRLLIGARVSLAIGFVAVFISLLIGITLGALAGYFGGKTDALILWLINIIWSIPTLLLVIAITLALGKGFWQVFIAVGLTMWVEVARVVRGQVLSVKQMQYVTAARALGFSDLRIIFKHIIPNIMAPVIVISAANFASAILVESGLSFLGLGAQVPVPSWGGMMKEHYNYIILGKPYLALIPGIAMCLVVVAFMMIGNALRDALDVKG, encoded by the coding sequence GTGTTTAAAAAATTTGTTTCGGCAAATAAAAAAGCGCTCCAAAAATTTAAACAAAATTATTGGGGCGTTTTTTCATTAGTCTTTATCGTTTTATTAAGCTTAATAGCCTTGTTTGCGTATGTATTATCACCCGATTCTACAATAAATGCAAATAACGGCGATGTTTCTATAAGTACCCAAAAACCAGGTTTTTCTGTTACCGTATTATCTATTCCGTTACAAAAAAAGGTAAAAAGTAGTTTTTTAAATTATTTTACAGGCAAACCAATTACCGAACAATTTATTCCTATTTTATCTCATAAGTTTGTTGGCGATACGTTGTTTTATAAAGAATTTTCGGTAGATCCAAAAATAGCTCAAACTAAATATATTTTAAAAAATGTATTTCCTACAAAAAATGAAACTGCAATTAAAACCAACTATATTAAAACAAAAACTTATTGGCTAGGTACTGATAATCAAGGGCGCGATTACTTAAGTAGATTATTAATTGGTGCACGTGTATCATTAGCAATTGGTTTTGTTGCTGTATTTATATCCTTATTAATTGGTATAACTTTAGGTGCATTAGCTGGTTATTTTGGTGGTAAAACCGATGCTTTAATACTTTGGTTAATAAATATAATTTGGTCTATCCCCACCCTTTTATTAGTTATCGCAATTACATTAGCTTTAGGCAAAGGCTTTTGGCAAGTTTTTATTGCAGTTGGTTTAACCATGTGGGTTGAAGTGGCACGTGTGGTACGTGGCCAAGTTTTAAGCGTAAAGCAAATGCAATATGTAACCGCTGCGCGTGCGTTAGGCTTTTCAGATCTTCGTATTATTTTCAAACACATTATTCCAAATATTATGGCTCCGGTTATTGTAATATCTGCGGCTAATTTTGCATCGGCTATTTTGGTTGAAAGTGGTTTAAGCTTTTTAGGTTTAGGTGCACAAGTTCCTGTTCCTAGCTGGGGTGGCATGATGAAAGAACACTACAATTATATTATTTTAGGAAAACCTTATTTAGCGTTAATTCCTGGAATTGCAATGTGTTTGGTGGTGGTTGCCTTTATGATGATTGGTAATGCCCTTCGCGATGCTTTAGATGTAAAAGGATAA
- a CDS encoding NAD-dependent epimerase/dehydratase family protein, whose product MNVLITGATGMVGEGVLLACLQNNAVTNVISLSRKSIRLKHEKLQEIILKDFNEVNQIKEQIGAIDACFFCAGVSSIGENEASFYRKTYQLVVPFATALSEINSNLVFTYVSGKGTDSTENGKTMWARVKGKTENALLKLPFTAVYNFRPGLMKPMKNQKNIPDALKLATVFYPFIKKIAPNYACTLQEVGMAMINSVQKKYPKNTIEVNDIIILAK is encoded by the coding sequence ATGAACGTATTAATTACAGGGGCAACTGGAATGGTAGGCGAAGGTGTTTTGTTGGCATGTTTACAAAACAACGCCGTAACAAATGTGATTAGTTTAAGCAGAAAATCCATCCGCTTAAAACACGAAAAACTTCAAGAAATTATACTTAAAGATTTTAATGAAGTAAATCAAATAAAAGAGCAAATTGGCGCGATTGACGCTTGCTTTTTTTGTGCAGGAGTTTCATCAATTGGTGAAAACGAAGCATCTTTTTACAGAAAAACGTATCAATTAGTAGTTCCTTTTGCAACAGCTCTTTCTGAAATAAATTCAAATTTAGTATTTACATATGTTTCTGGCAAAGGGACTGATAGTACTGAAAACGGTAAAACAATGTGGGCGCGTGTTAAAGGCAAAACAGAAAATGCCTTATTAAAATTACCTTTTACGGCAGTTTACAATTTTAGACCCGGTTTAATGAAACCAATGAAAAATCAAAAGAACATACCCGATGCTTTAAAATTAGCTACAGTTTTCTATCCGTTTATAAAAAAAATAGCTCCAAACTATGCTTGTACACTCCAAGAGGTAGGTATGGCAATGATTAACAGTGTACAAAAAAAATATCCAAAAAATACTATAGAAGTGAATGATATTATTATTTTAGCCAAATAA
- a CDS encoding glycoside hydrolase family 25 protein: MTAIKQRKSNRRKISRKPKKWAPWKWHLLAYTILLFSFLTFHYRDGIVYFIADCYESIFKNHKKNEITIHDIRAVEILDKHKKHLFGFDVSHYQSDINWKEIDSLYNKFAIDYVFLRSTMGVEGIDTKFKYNFKKAKSRLLVRGAYHYYRPDENSTLQAQNFIKNTPLEPGDFFPVLDIEELPKEQSKDKMREGLTNWLRLVEKHYGVKPIIYSGANFYELHLKEHFPEYKIWIAKYSLFNEKMNNDWHFWQFTDKGTVNGIETKVDLNIFKGDRYDLKQYVIQ, translated from the coding sequence ATGACTGCTATAAAACAACGAAAAAGTAATCGCAGAAAAATTAGTAGAAAACCAAAAAAATGGGCGCCATGGAAATGGCATTTGTTAGCCTATACTATTTTGTTGTTTTCTTTTTTAACTTTTCATTACCGCGATGGAATTGTATATTTTATAGCCGACTGCTACGAAAGTATCTTTAAAAATCATAAAAAAAACGAAATTACCATTCATGATATTCGTGCCGTTGAAATTTTAGATAAGCATAAAAAGCATCTTTTTGGATTTGATGTATCTCATTATCAAAGTGATATTAATTGGAAAGAAATTGATTCGTTGTACAATAAATTCGCAATAGATTATGTTTTTTTACGCTCAACGATGGGGGTAGAGGGAATCGATACAAAATTCAAATACAATTTTAAAAAAGCTAAAAGTAGGTTGTTGGTACGTGGCGCATATCACTATTACCGACCTGATGAAAATAGTACACTGCAAGCGCAAAATTTTATAAAAAACACACCTCTAGAGCCTGGTGATTTTTTCCCGGTTTTAGATATTGAAGAATTACCTAAAGAGCAATCAAAAGATAAAATGCGTGAAGGTTTAACAAATTGGTTGCGTTTAGTGGAAAAGCATTACGGTGTTAAACCTATTATTTATTCTGGTGCAAATTTTTATGAATTACATTTAAAAGAACATTTTCCAGAATATAAAATTTGGATCGCGAAGTACAGTTTGTTCAACGAAAAAATGAATAACGATTGGCATTTTTGGCAGTTTACAGATAAAGGTACTGTAAATGGTATTGAAACTAAAGTAGATCTAAATATTTTTAAAGGTGACCGTTACGATTTAAAGCAATATGTTATTCAGTAA
- a CDS encoding DUF438 domain-containing protein — METPNIFSSIPSGHPINTYLKETELIKQLINEILSINPAEEFQKFYNIFNHLATVERRFERKENQLFPYLEQKGWTGPSRNMWSFHDTIREMFRVVRKNIDENDFSSIQNNTYLLAQNIMRLLQVEENVLFPNALEMLTQTDWVTMRKGEDEIGWMLADKPLTYPNEPDYVHPSLDTERRTNVVYNENALHYDEGFMTVEQVNLMFKTLPIDLTYVDENDKVIFYNRGEERVFPRSAGIIGREVRFCHPPKSVDTVLQILETFKKGEQNEASFWINYKERLIYIRYFAVRDAEKNYKGVIEMSQDITEIQQITGERRLLEWDINYERL; from the coding sequence ATGGAAACTCCCAATATATTTTCATCAATACCTTCAGGACATCCAATTAATACGTATTTAAAGGAAACCGAATTAATAAAACAGTTAATTAATGAAATTCTTTCTATTAATCCAGCCGAAGAATTTCAAAAGTTTTATAATATTTTTAATCATTTGGCAACGGTTGAAAGAAGGTTTGAACGCAAAGAAAACCAACTTTTTCCTTATTTAGAACAAAAAGGATGGACCGGACCATCAAGAAATATGTGGTCGTTTCACGATACCATTAGGGAAATGTTTCGGGTTGTGCGTAAAAATATCGATGAAAACGATTTTTCTTCAATTCAAAACAACACCTATCTGTTGGCTCAAAATATTATGCGATTGCTTCAAGTTGAAGAAAATGTATTATTTCCAAATGCTCTTGAAATGTTAACGCAAACTGATTGGGTTACCATGCGTAAAGGCGAAGATGAAATAGGTTGGATGTTGGCCGATAAACCTTTAACATACCCCAATGAACCAGATTACGTTCATCCATCATTAGATACTGAACGCCGAACCAATGTTGTTTACAACGAAAATGCCTTACATTACGATGAGGGTTTTATGACGGTTGAACAAGTAAATCTTATGTTTAAAACGTTACCAATTGATTTAACGTATGTTGATGAAAACGATAAAGTTATTTTTTACAACAGAGGCGAAGAACGCGTTTTTCCGCGAAGTGCTGGAATTATTGGTCGTGAAGTGCGATTTTGTCATCCACCCAAAAGTGTAGATACCGTGTTACAAATCTTAGAAACTTTTAAAAAAGGAGAACAAAACGAAGCATCTTTTTGGATTAATTATAAAGAACGCCTAATTTATATTAGATATTTTGCTGTACGCGATGCAGAGAAAAATTACAAAGGTGTAATAGAAATGTCGCAAGACATAACCGAAATTCAGCAAATAACAGGCGAACGACGATTATTAGAATGGGATATTAATTATGAAAGGCTATGA
- a CDS encoding DoxX family membrane protein → MKIFKTILFVLFGLMFANAGLDKFIHYMPIPEMDNAMQEIFKAMDTLKWLIPLVGFAELLGGILVLIPKTRFLGTLIIFPVLIGIICHNATFAPEGLPIAGVLLLITLWIFYDNLGKIKHICC, encoded by the coding sequence ATGAAAATTTTTAAAACAATACTTTTTGTTCTTTTTGGCTTAATGTTTGCAAATGCTGGCTTAGATAAGTTTATACACTACATGCCAATACCCGAAATGGATAATGCCATGCAAGAAATTTTTAAAGCAATGGATACTTTAAAATGGTTAATACCTTTAGTTGGTTTTGCTGAATTATTGGGTGGTATTTTAGTTTTAATTCCTAAAACCAGATTTTTAGGTACTTTAATTATCTTTCCTGTATTAATAGGTATTATTTGTCATAATGCAACTTTTGCACCCGAAGGTTTACCAATTGCAGGCGTTTTGTTGCTAATAACTTTGTGGATTTTTTACGATAATTTAGGAAAAATTAAGCACATTTGTTGCTAA